The following proteins are co-located in the Desulfoscipio sp. XC116 genome:
- the ligA gene encoding NAD-dependent DNA ligase LigA: MGGGHEKIRQTIDRLRREIEQHNYYYYVLDAPTITDAQYDRLMADLQQLEKENPLLITPDSPTQRVGGKPREGFTTVQHPVAMLSLANAFSDAELAEFDRRVRGSLGGEPYQYVVELKIDGLAVSLTYQDSIFVRGATRGDGSTGEDITANLKTIRSIPLRLHQPVDLLEVRGEVYMPKESFVELNRRREEMGEPLFANPRNAAAGSLRQLDPAVTAGRNLSIFVYGIGAAELSGHQLPTSHSEGLKWLEGLGLRVNSHCQLCRDIGEAISYCRIWQNKKADLPYQIDGLVIKVNSLAQQSALGFTMKSPRWAMAFKFPPEQAQTTVRDIIVSVGRTGVITPTAVLDPVFLAGSTVSRATLHNEDIIREKDIRIGDRVVIHKAGDVIPEVVEVLKDSRTGGEKVFSMPAACPACGAEVVRATGEAARRCTGAACPAQLLEGMIHFASRGAMDIAGLGPAVVAQLTEAGLVRDVSDLYSLTEEQLLRLERFGDKSAENLVRAIAASKENPLHRLIFALGIRHAGERAARVLAEHFGDLDRLMNAGYDELITIPEIGPKIAESIINFAREPQNRALIERLAEYGVNMTAEAAPASLSDGPLKGKTLVLTGTLAVLKRDEAKELVEQAGGKVSSSVSKKTDYVVAGENPGSKYEKAVKLNLPVLDEQEFLALIKPVL; encoded by the coding sequence ATGGGCGGCGGTCATGAAAAGATTCGCCAGACGATTGATAGGCTGCGCCGGGAAATAGAACAGCATAATTACTATTATTACGTGCTGGATGCGCCCACCATTACAGATGCGCAATACGACCGGCTAATGGCCGATTTGCAGCAATTGGAAAAGGAAAACCCTTTACTGATCACCCCGGACTCGCCTACTCAGCGGGTGGGCGGTAAACCGCGGGAGGGCTTTACCACGGTACAGCACCCGGTGGCCATGCTCAGCCTGGCTAACGCTTTCAGTGACGCGGAGCTTGCGGAGTTTGACCGCCGGGTGCGCGGTTCCCTGGGTGGTGAGCCTTATCAATACGTGGTGGAGCTGAAAATTGACGGTTTGGCGGTGTCGCTGACCTATCAGGACAGTATTTTCGTGCGCGGGGCTACCCGGGGGGACGGCAGTACCGGGGAAGATATTACCGCCAATCTAAAAACCATCCGCAGTATACCGCTGCGCCTGCATCAGCCGGTGGACTTGCTGGAAGTGCGCGGCGAGGTATATATGCCCAAGGAGTCTTTTGTTGAATTAAATCGGCGGCGTGAGGAAATGGGCGAGCCACTCTTTGCCAATCCGCGCAATGCGGCAGCCGGCTCACTGCGCCAGCTGGACCCGGCAGTGACGGCCGGGCGAAATCTAAGTATTTTTGTTTACGGTATCGGCGCCGCCGAGCTTAGCGGCCATCAACTGCCGACATCGCACAGCGAGGGGCTGAAGTGGCTGGAGGGCCTGGGACTGCGTGTAAACAGCCACTGCCAGCTTTGCCGGGATATCGGCGAGGCAATCAGCTACTGCCGGATTTGGCAAAATAAAAAGGCGGATTTGCCTTACCAAATAGACGGCCTGGTGATTAAAGTAAATTCACTGGCCCAGCAGTCCGCCTTGGGGTTCACCATGAAAAGTCCCCGCTGGGCAATGGCTTTTAAATTCCCCCCCGAGCAGGCTCAAACTACAGTGCGGGATATCATTGTCAGCGTGGGGCGCACAGGGGTAATTACACCGACCGCCGTACTGGACCCGGTTTTTCTGGCCGGTTCCACCGTCAGCAGGGCCACTTTACATAACGAGGACATTATTCGAGAAAAAGATATCCGTATCGGTGACCGGGTGGTTATCCATAAAGCGGGCGATGTGATACCTGAAGTGGTGGAGGTATTAAAAGATAGCCGAACGGGCGGGGAAAAGGTTTTCAGTATGCCCGCCGCGTGTCCGGCCTGCGGCGCCGAGGTGGTGCGAGCCACCGGCGAGGCCGCCCGCCGCTGCACCGGCGCGGCTTGCCCGGCTCAATTATTGGAGGGAATGATCCATTTTGCTTCCCGGGGGGCAATGGATATTGCCGGACTGGGTCCGGCCGTGGTTGCCCAATTAACAGAGGCCGGGCTGGTCAGGGATGTGTCCGATTTATACAGCCTGACCGAGGAACAGCTGCTGCGGTTGGAACGCTTCGGGGATAAATCGGCCGAAAACCTGGTACGGGCTATTGCGGCCAGTAAAGAAAACCCGCTGCACCGCTTGATATTTGCGCTGGGTATCCGGCACGCGGGTGAGCGGGCGGCGCGTGTGCTGGCCGAACATTTTGGTGATCTCGACAGGCTAATGAATGCCGGTTACGACGAACTGATCACAATACCGGAAATAGGTCCCAAAATTGCCGAAAGCATAATTAACTTTGCACGGGAGCCGCAAAACCGGGCTTTAATTGAACGCTTGGCGGAGTATGGTGTCAACATGACAGCCGAAGCCGCGCCCGCCAGCCTGTCAGATGGACCGCTGAAGGGGAAAACTCTGGTGCTGACAGGCACCCTGGCGGTCTTGAAAAGGGACGAGGCAAAAGAATTGGTAGAACAGGCCGGGGGTAAAGTGTCTTCATCGGTAAGTAAAAAAACCGATTATGTAGTGGCGGGTGAAAACCCGGGCAGTAAGTATGAAAAAGCGGTCAAGCTGAATCTGCCGGTGCTTGATGAGCAGGAATTTCTGGCTCTGATAAAACCTGTCCTTTAG
- the pcrA gene encoding DNA helicase PcrA: MDLTALNEAQKRAVTYSEGPLLVLAGAGSGKTRVLTTRIAYLLLEKGVDPYNILAITFTNKAAREMRERIAAAVPELVHDLWVFTFHATCLRILRRQSGFAGYTSNFVIYDADDQKTVIRECLKELNLDDKKFPPQAMSAAISQSKNMLYGPAEMEKKSYDYYSQTACKVYKLYQDKLRQNNALDFDDLLMQTVLLLQNNPAVLNYYQEKFRYILVDEYQDTNHAQYVLVNLLAQKYRNICVVGDPDQGIYGWRGADIQNIMSFERDYPDAAAIVLEQNYRSTRTILESANAVIRHNRDRKEKKLWTAGSSGDPITVFTARDEHTEARYIVDRINSWHHLLKKPYRDFAVLYRTNAQSRVLEEKFLAAGIPYTIVGGLRFYERKEIKDLLAYLRLLVNPYDRVSLRRVINEPKRGIGAASLNKILALADETGQAPLTLLENTFTIAGLTGKAANAARIFGQTMRDIKDRMPELSITGLVQMVLEATGYWQALDNERTVESTTRLENLREFYSVTGEYDGRGEGSGLEDFLASLALVTDLDNYEQDMDQVTLMTMHSAKGLEFPVVFIAGLEETVFPHSRSMEDRHELEEERRLCYVGITRAMQHLYLTHCWQRTLYGHTKINEPSRFLQELPADMIDIRDPLDNQNNSDPPKKIHPADSTGIGSLKEPGQAGKGFGSPGEPGQADRPAARGMLYCVGEQVCHRKWGQGTIIEVRGKGDKAELKIEFPGLGVKTLLARYAPLTR; this comes from the coding sequence ATGGATCTAACCGCGCTTAACGAGGCGCAGAAAAGAGCAGTTACTTACAGTGAGGGGCCGCTTTTAGTGCTGGCCGGGGCGGGCAGCGGCAAAACACGGGTACTCACCACCAGAATTGCTTATTTGCTTTTGGAAAAAGGTGTCGACCCTTATAATATTTTAGCTATCACATTTACCAATAAGGCGGCCCGGGAGATGCGGGAGAGGATTGCGGCCGCAGTGCCCGAGCTGGTACATGATTTATGGGTGTTTACCTTTCATGCCACCTGCCTGCGCATTTTACGGCGGCAGTCCGGGTTTGCCGGGTATACGTCCAATTTTGTTATTTACGATGCTGATGATCAAAAAACGGTTATCAGGGAATGTCTTAAAGAGTTAAACCTGGATGATAAGAAATTCCCTCCGCAGGCTATGTCGGCGGCCATATCCCAGTCGAAGAACATGCTTTACGGACCGGCGGAGATGGAAAAAAAGTCATACGATTATTACAGCCAAACTGCCTGCAAGGTATATAAACTATACCAGGACAAGCTGCGGCAAAATAACGCGCTGGATTTTGACGATTTGTTGATGCAAACTGTGCTGCTGCTGCAAAATAATCCGGCGGTGCTAAACTATTATCAGGAAAAATTTCGTTATATACTGGTGGATGAATATCAGGACACCAACCACGCCCAGTATGTGCTGGTTAATTTATTGGCCCAAAAATACCGCAACATATGCGTGGTGGGTGATCCGGACCAGGGTATTTACGGCTGGCGTGGGGCGGATATCCAAAATATCATGAGCTTTGAGCGGGACTATCCGGACGCCGCCGCTATTGTGCTGGAACAAAATTACCGTTCCACCCGTACAATACTGGAATCCGCCAATGCAGTAATCCGGCATAACCGGGACCGTAAAGAAAAAAAACTCTGGACCGCCGGTTCTTCAGGTGATCCCATTACGGTTTTCACCGCCCGGGACGAGCATACCGAAGCGCGTTATATAGTGGACAGGATCAACAGCTGGCATCACCTGTTAAAAAAACCATATCGTGATTTCGCTGTTTTATATCGTACCAACGCCCAGTCCCGGGTGCTGGAAGAAAAATTTCTGGCTGCCGGTATACCATACACAATTGTAGGCGGGCTGCGCTTTTATGAGCGTAAAGAGATCAAAGATTTGCTGGCTTATTTGCGGCTTTTGGTAAACCCTTATGACCGGGTCAGCTTGCGGCGGGTTATTAACGAGCCCAAAAGGGGTATTGGAGCCGCTTCATTGAATAAAATACTGGCTCTGGCGGATGAAACCGGACAAGCGCCGCTAACCTTGCTGGAAAACACCTTCACTATTGCCGGACTGACCGGCAAGGCTGCTAATGCCGCCCGGATTTTTGGTCAAACTATGCGTGATATTAAAGACAGAATGCCGGAGTTAAGCATCACCGGCCTGGTGCAAATGGTGCTGGAGGCGACCGGATATTGGCAGGCCCTGGATAACGAGCGGACCGTGGAATCAACAACCCGACTGGAAAACCTGCGCGAATTTTATTCGGTTACCGGAGAATATGACGGGCGGGGCGAAGGCAGTGGCCTGGAAGATTTTTTAGCCTCCCTGGCTCTGGTTACCGACCTGGATAATTATGAGCAGGACATGGATCAAGTTACATTGATGACCATGCACAGTGCCAAGGGACTGGAGTTTCCCGTAGTATTTATAGCCGGCCTGGAGGAAACCGTTTTTCCCCACTCCCGCTCTATGGAGGACAGGCACGAGCTGGAAGAGGAAAGAAGGCTGTGTTATGTGGGTATAACCAGGGCGATGCAGCACTTATATCTGACGCATTGCTGGCAGCGCACCTTGTATGGGCATACTAAAATAAATGAGCCTTCCCGGTTTTTGCAGGAATTGCCGGCTGATATGATCGATATACGTGATCCACTGGATAATCAAAATAACAGCGACCCGCCGAAGAAGATACATCCGGCCGATTCCACCGGCATTGGTTCGCTAAAAGAGCCCGGCCAGGCCGGCAAAGGCTTCGGGTCGCCCGGAGAGCCCGGACAGGCGGACCGGCCCGCGGCCCGCGGCATGCTTTATTGTGTCGGAGAACAGGTTTGCCATCGCAAGTGGGGGCAGGGCACGATTATCGAAGTGCGGGGCAAAGGTGATAAGGCCGAGCTGAAAATAGAATTTCCGGGGCTGGGTGTTAAGACACTTTTAGCCCGCTACGCACCGCTTACACGTTAG
- the hisI gene encoding phosphoribosyl-AMP cyclohydrolase, translating into MQVKQIKPEELKYNSDGLIPAIVQDVQTKEVLMMAYMNSESVARTLSSGETWFWSRSRQKFWHKGESSGNVQKIKEMYFDCDRDTLLLLVEQKGAACHEGYYSCFHYALSEDGTVTVKGEPLFDPEKVYGKEGKQ; encoded by the coding sequence GTGCAGGTAAAGCAAATAAAACCTGAAGAACTAAAATATAACAGCGACGGATTAATACCGGCCATTGTGCAGGATGTACAAACCAAGGAAGTTCTGATGATGGCTTATATGAACAGCGAGTCGGTGGCCAGAACGCTTTCCAGCGGCGAAACCTGGTTCTGGAGCAGGAGCCGGCAAAAGTTCTGGCACAAGGGGGAATCGTCCGGCAACGTACAAAAAATAAAGGAAATGTATTTTGACTGTGACCGGGATACTTTGCTTCTGCTGGTGGAACAAAAGGGAGCCGCCTGCCATGAGGGATATTACAGCTGTTTCCATTACGCATTGTCAGAGGACGGTACAGTTACCGTAAAGGGAGAGCCCCTGTTTGATCCCGAAAAAGTGTACGGCAAAGAAGGTAAACAGTAA
- the hisF gene encoding imidazole glycerol phosphate synthase subunit HisF yields MLMKRIIPCLDVTGGRVVKGTNFVNLRDAGDPVELAAFYDREGADELVFLDITASSEGRKTVLDMVYRTAAEVFIPYTVGGGISTLEDIRAMLSAGADKVSINTAAVKNPRLIAEAASRFGSQCIVVAIDARRAGANEWEVYIHGGRTPTGIDAVSWAKQMEESGAGEILLTSMDRDGTKDGYDIPLTRAVAQAVQIPVIASGGVGDLDHIVDGLTLGEADAALAASIFHFGTYSIAEAKQYLRQHNVPVRMNSFS; encoded by the coding sequence ATGTTAATGAAAAGAATCATCCCCTGCCTTGATGTTACCGGCGGACGTGTGGTCAAGGGCACCAACTTCGTTAATTTGCGAGATGCGGGGGACCCGGTGGAGCTGGCCGCATTTTACGACCGGGAGGGTGCGGACGAGCTGGTTTTTTTGGATATCACCGCTTCCTCCGAGGGACGCAAAACTGTATTGGACATGGTTTACCGCACGGCTGCCGAGGTTTTTATACCATATACGGTAGGCGGCGGGATCAGCACTCTGGAGGATATCCGGGCCATGCTTTCCGCCGGTGCCGATAAGGTTTCTATAAATACTGCCGCAGTGAAAAACCCCCGGTTGATCGCCGAAGCGGCGTCCCGGTTCGGCAGTCAGTGCATTGTGGTAGCTATAGATGCCCGGCGTGCGGGAGCAAATGAATGGGAAGTATATATTCATGGAGGCCGTACCCCCACCGGCATTGACGCCGTATCCTGGGCAAAGCAAATGGAGGAATCGGGGGCCGGTGAGATATTGTTAACCAGCATGGACCGGGACGGTACTAAAGACGGTTATGATATACCATTAACCAGGGCTGTCGCACAGGCTGTGCAGATACCGGTAATTGCCTCCGGCGGGGTCGGCGATCTGGACCATATTGTGGACGGACTCACGCTTGGCGAGGCTGACGCGGCTCTGGCGGCATCCATTTTCCATTTTGGCACCTACTCCATTGCCGAGGCCAAACAGTATTTGCGGCAACATAATGTGCCCGTGCGCATGAACTCGTTCAGCTAA
- the hisA gene encoding 1-(5-phosphoribosyl)-5-[(5-phosphoribosylamino)methylideneamino]imidazole-4-carboxamide isomerase, with translation MLIIPAIDLRAGKCVRLVEGKLDHETIYSNDPAAVARVWQGSGARLLHLVDLDGAFAGSPKNLETIQEIIKALNIPVQVGGGIRDLLTVERLLQMGVSRVILGTVAIQNPALVADACTRFGSEHIVVGIDARNGKVAIEGWGLTAEKDALELAGEISQMGVTRVVFTDISRDGTLKGPNVEAIKKLALSSKMKVIASGGVSTIDDIVALNELAPLGVEGVIVGKALYAGTVNIDEALALAKGEHSVSC, from the coding sequence ATGTTAATTATCCCGGCTATAGACCTGCGGGCTGGGAAGTGTGTACGCCTGGTGGAGGGTAAACTGGACCACGAAACTATTTATTCCAATGATCCGGCAGCCGTAGCCCGGGTGTGGCAGGGCAGCGGAGCCCGCTTGCTGCACCTGGTTGACCTGGACGGCGCCTTTGCCGGATCACCCAAGAACCTGGAAACCATTCAGGAAATTATTAAGGCGTTAAATATACCCGTGCAAGTAGGCGGCGGCATTCGCGACTTGCTTACCGTAGAACGCTTGCTGCAAATGGGTGTATCCAGGGTAATTTTGGGCACGGTGGCCATCCAGAACCCGGCATTGGTAGCGGATGCCTGTACACGTTTCGGCAGCGAACATATTGTGGTGGGCATTGACGCCCGCAATGGTAAAGTGGCTATTGAAGGATGGGGACTGACTGCGGAAAAGGATGCGCTGGAACTGGCCGGTGAAATCAGCCAAATGGGAGTCACCAGGGTGGTATTCACTGATATTTCCCGTGACGGTACTTTAAAGGGGCCTAATGTAGAAGCTATTAAAAAGTTGGCGTTATCCAGCAAGATGAAGGTAATTGCCTCGGGCGGCGTATCGACTATAGATGATATAGTTGCCTTAAATGAACTGGCCCCTCTGGGTGTGGAAGGGGTCATTGTTGGTAAGGCGCTGTACGCCGGCACGGTAAATATCGATGAAGCCCTGGCCTTGGCGAAAGGGGAGCATTCTGTATCATGTTAA
- the hisH gene encoding imidazole glycerol phosphate synthase subunit HisH, with the protein MIAIIDYGMGNLRSVAKGFEKTGVSVEVTSDPQVLEKASGVVLPGVGAFSDAMQNLTAHSMADAIHNVIAAGKPFLGICLGLQLLFEYSEEWGTTRGLAIFPGRVRRLPPGLKIPHMGWNTLTYKKPCQLFKGIPEHAAFYFVHSYYVEPADPELTAVSTEYGMEFTSVAAKDNVYGIQFHPEKSSALGLRILENFGRLVEKC; encoded by the coding sequence TTGATTGCCATTATTGATTACGGTATGGGTAATTTACGCAGCGTAGCCAAGGGATTTGAAAAAACGGGCGTGAGCGTGGAAGTTACCTCTGACCCGCAGGTGCTGGAAAAGGCCTCGGGAGTGGTTTTGCCCGGCGTGGGGGCATTCTCCGATGCCATGCAAAATCTTACGGCACATAGCATGGCAGACGCTATACACAATGTAATTGCCGCAGGCAAGCCTTTTTTAGGCATTTGCCTGGGACTGCAGCTGCTGTTTGAATACAGCGAGGAATGGGGTACTACCAGAGGACTTGCGATATTTCCCGGCCGGGTGCGACGCTTGCCGCCAGGGCTCAAAATTCCGCACATGGGCTGGAACACACTTACATATAAAAAGCCCTGTCAGCTTTTTAAGGGCATACCCGAGCATGCCGCGTTTTATTTTGTTCATTCCTATTATGTGGAGCCTGCCGATCCGGAATTAACGGCGGTATCCACCGAGTATGGCATGGAATTTACTTCCGTAGCCGCCAAGGACAATGTATACGGTATTCAATTTCACCCGGAAAAAAGCAGTGCCCTGGGCCTGCGCATCTTAGAGAATTTTGGGAGGTTGGTTGAAAAATGTTAA
- the hisB gene encoding imidazoleglycerol-phosphate dehydratase HisB — protein METKNIRSAEINRETKETCISLHMTLDNTGHSDINTGVGFLDHMLELLAKHGGMQLKLHARGDLKVDAHHTVEDIGICLGQALKKALGEKRGIERYGHVLLPMDEALVAVALDFSGRGYLAFDLPLPAAKVGDFDTELVEEFLRALAVNGALTLHVRLLAGRNTHHIIEAVFKGLGRVLRLAAEIKDPHRGLPSTKGVL, from the coding sequence ATGGAAACAAAAAATATACGCAGTGCGGAAATCAACCGGGAAACAAAGGAAACTTGTATATCTCTGCATATGACCTTGGACAATACGGGACATTCCGATATCAATACCGGCGTTGGCTTTCTGGATCACATGCTGGAGCTGCTGGCCAAGCATGGCGGCATGCAGCTTAAATTGCACGCCCGGGGTGACCTGAAAGTGGATGCTCATCACACCGTGGAGGATATAGGTATTTGTCTGGGGCAGGCGCTGAAAAAAGCGCTGGGAGAAAAGCGTGGTATAGAAAGATACGGACACGTGCTCCTGCCTATGGATGAAGCCCTGGTGGCGGTGGCTCTGGATTTTAGCGGGCGTGGTTATTTGGCCTTTGATCTGCCGTTGCCCGCCGCTAAAGTGGGGGATTTTGACACCGAGCTGGTAGAGGAATTCCTACGTGCCCTGGCCGTGAATGGTGCGTTAACTCTGCATGTGCGCCTGTTGGCAGGCAGAAACACTCATCATATCATAGAAGCTGTTTTTAAAGGGCTGGGTCGTGTTTTACGCCTGGCCGCTGAAATTAAAGACCCCCATAGAGGACTGCCTTCCACTAAAGGTGTACTTTAA
- the hisC gene encoding histidinol-phosphate transaminase, whose product MHKQFNPGLLVREGLKELVPYAEVTYPEVVRLNANENPYDFPGEVRQAINEMLNPQSFTRYPDAMARQLVRELARLHGVGAGHIMVGNGSDELILDLMLTFGAGNRVVIAVPTFSMYGIHARVAGAEIVEIPRRLDFDLDVPEIIRAGRKAALVVLCSPNNPTGNSATLEQVQSLLDNCPCPVVVDQAYVEFGGPDFLPLLNKYPNLVLLRTFSKAYGLAGLRVGYLFACPQVLNYLFKVKQPFNLNTFSQLAALTVLQHRDIFAGQVSEIIRQRDDLYNAMQQMPDVEALPSEANYLMFKTAYPAKDVFSGLLAGGVLVRSFGDPLLAQYLRVSVGRPEENMIFLRSLRQVITVLGEKD is encoded by the coding sequence ATGCACAAACAATTCAACCCGGGTCTTTTGGTGCGGGAAGGGCTCAAGGAGCTGGTTCCCTATGCAGAGGTAACCTATCCGGAGGTAGTCAGGCTTAATGCCAATGAAAACCCTTATGATTTTCCAGGCGAGGTAAGACAGGCCATCAATGAAATGCTGAATCCGCAGTCGTTTACCCGGTATCCCGATGCTATGGCGCGGCAGTTGGTACGGGAATTGGCCCGCTTGCACGGTGTTGGGGCCGGCCACATTATGGTGGGCAACGGTTCGGATGAGCTTATTTTAGACCTGATGTTGACTTTTGGCGCCGGCAACCGGGTGGTGATTGCCGTGCCTACCTTTTCTATGTACGGCATTCATGCCCGGGTGGCCGGGGCCGAAATAGTGGAAATACCCAGGCGGCTTGATTTTGACCTGGATGTGCCGGAAATTATTCGGGCCGGCCGCAAGGCGGCTTTAGTGGTGCTCTGTTCGCCCAATAACCCCACCGGCAATTCCGCCACATTAGAACAAGTACAGTCCTTGTTGGATAATTGCCCGTGTCCCGTGGTAGTCGATCAGGCCTACGTTGAATTTGGCGGTCCGGATTTTCTGCCGCTATTGAATAAATACCCCAACCTGGTCCTGTTGCGTACTTTTTCCAAAGCCTACGGACTGGCCGGTTTGAGGGTCGGTTACTTATTCGCCTGTCCACAGGTGCTGAACTATCTTTTTAAAGTAAAGCAGCCGTTTAACTTAAACACCTTTTCCCAATTAGCCGCGCTGACCGTACTGCAGCACCGGGATATTTTTGCCGGGCAAGTGTCGGAAATTATCCGGCAGAGGGATGATTTATATAACGCTATGCAGCAAATGCCCGATGTTGAGGCGCTGCCCTCCGAGGCTAATTATTTAATGTTCAAAACCGCTTACCCGGCGAAGGATGTATTTAGCGGTTTGCTGGCGGGAGGCGTGCTGGTGCGCAGCTTTGGAGACCCGTTACTGGCCCAATACCTGCGGGTATCTGTGGGGCGGCCGGAGGAAAATATGATTTTTTTACGTTCACTGCGGCAGGTTATTACAGTACTGGGGGAGAAAGATTGA
- the hisD gene encoding histidinol dehydrogenase has protein sequence MIRIIRSTDQALSELLQNRTVDLEKVENVVKDIISAVRDGGDEQLCAITNRLDATDLTPSGLPVKESEIKAAYRKVSDRFLTALRVAAQNIYRYHSRQLRNSWIDPQPDGTMLGQIIAPLDRVGIYVPGGKASYPSSVLMNAIPAAVAGVRQIVMATPPDRSGAVNPHTLVAAAEAGVTEIYRAGGAQAVAALAYGTPTIARVDKITGPGNIYVTAAKRQVFGTVDIDMLAGPSEVLIVADASARPEFAAADMLAQAEHDEMASAILVTPVAELAEKVRQQLSAQLAKLNRRIVAEKSINERGAIIITATLDEAVRVANSFAPEHLELLVEDPYRWLGSVNSAGAIFLGHFSPEPVGDYIAGPNHVLPTGGTARFFSPLNVDTFMKKTSLIGYSPHALARDGEHIMTLAATEGLDAHAASVQCRLAVPSDKPADVDKSNVDSLDSSFNRRRNSPGKGEGR, from the coding sequence TTGATTCGCATAATAAGGTCAACTGATCAGGCCCTGTCCGAACTATTGCAAAATAGAACCGTGGACCTGGAAAAAGTTGAAAACGTTGTTAAAGATATTATCAGTGCCGTTCGGGACGGTGGAGATGAACAATTATGCGCCATAACCAACCGCTTGGACGCCACGGATTTGACGCCTTCCGGCCTGCCAGTGAAGGAATCTGAAATAAAGGCTGCCTACCGGAAAGTAAGTGATCGTTTTTTAACGGCACTGCGTGTGGCCGCCCAAAATATCTATCGTTATCACAGCCGCCAGCTGCGCAATTCCTGGATAGATCCGCAGCCCGACGGTACCATGCTGGGCCAGATAATTGCACCTCTTGACAGGGTAGGTATCTATGTGCCCGGAGGTAAGGCGTCGTATCCATCCTCAGTGCTGATGAACGCGATACCCGCCGCTGTGGCGGGGGTAAGGCAAATAGTGATGGCTACACCGCCCGACCGCAGCGGTGCGGTGAACCCCCATACACTGGTAGCGGCCGCCGAGGCGGGGGTAACCGAGATATACCGGGCGGGCGGAGCTCAGGCCGTGGCTGCGTTGGCCTATGGCACTCCAACCATTGCCCGGGTAGATAAAATAACCGGTCCGGGTAATATTTATGTAACAGCGGCCAAGCGGCAAGTTTTTGGAACGGTGGATATTGATATGCTGGCCGGTCCCAGTGAAGTGCTTATTGTGGCTGATGCATCGGCCAGGCCGGAATTTGCGGCTGCCGATATGCTGGCCCAGGCTGAGCATGATGAAATGGCCTCAGCGATATTGGTGACGCCGGTGGCCGAGCTGGCCGAAAAAGTACGACAGCAACTCAGTGCACAGTTGGCTAAATTGAACCGGCGCATAGTAGCCGAAAAATCAATTAATGAAAGAGGAGCTATTATTATCACGGCCACTTTGGATGAAGCCGTACGGGTGGCCAATTCATTCGCTCCGGAACACTTGGAACTGCTGGTGGAGGACCCGTACCGCTGGCTGGGGTCGGTGAATAGCGCCGGAGCGATTTTCCTGGGACATTTTTCACCCGAACCCGTGGGCGACTACATTGCCGGTCCTAATCATGTACTGCCTACAGGCGGTACGGCCAGGTTTTTCTCCCCCCTCAACGTGGATACCTTTATGAAAAAGACCAGTTTGATCGGGTATTCACCTCATGCACTGGCTCGGGACGGCGAGCATATTATGACCCTGGCGGCTACCGAGGGGCTTGACGCTCATGCGGCCTCCGTGCAATGCAGATTAGCGGTGCCGTCCGACAAGCCGGCTGATGTTGATAAAAGCAATGTTGACAGCCTGGACAGCAGCTTTAACCGGCGGCGGAATAGCCCGGGGAAAGGGGAAGGACGCTGA
- a CDS encoding YerC/YecD family TrpR-related protein yields MAYTGKLRDPLLDQLFETILQLQNTDECYQFFEDVCTVTELKTMAQRLEVARMLQGNFTYGEIASRTGASTATISRVKRSLNYGADGYKIVLDRLDKPDTAGEGKN; encoded by the coding sequence GTGGCTTACACCGGAAAATTGCGCGATCCCTTGTTGGATCAACTTTTTGAAACTATATTACAGTTGCAAAATACGGACGAGTGTTATCAATTTTTTGAGGATGTATGCACAGTTACAGAATTAAAAACTATGGCTCAGCGGCTGGAGGTGGCCAGAATGCTGCAGGGTAATTTTACCTACGGTGAAATTGCCTCACGCACGGGAGCCAGTACAGCCACCATCAGCAGAGTAAAGAGATCTCTGAATTATGGCGCGGATGGCTATAAAATAGTGCTGGACAGGCTGGACAAGCCTGACACCGCGGGCGAAGGCAAAAATTAG
- a CDS encoding type II toxin-antitoxin system Phd/YefM family antitoxin: MPRIIPIKDLKKTSELSALCKEVKEPVFITKNGYGDMVIMSMETYEKTMFLNDVYRKLEEGERSIKAGEVMDGFDSLKEVRTKHGL, from the coding sequence ATGCCGCGGATTATTCCCATCAAAGACTTAAAAAAGACGAGCGAGCTTTCCGCCCTTTGCAAAGAGGTTAAAGAGCCGGTGTTTATCACGAAAAACGGCTATGGCGATATGGTGATTATGAGCATGGAAACCTATGAGAAAACCATGTTTTTGAACGACGTCTATCGCAAGCTGGAAGAAGGAGAACGCTCCATCAAAGCGGGCGAGGTCATGGACGGCTTCGATTCTCTGAAAGAGGTCAGGACAAAACATGGGCTATAA